Within the Siniperca chuatsi isolate FFG_IHB_CAS linkage group LG18, ASM2008510v1, whole genome shotgun sequence genome, the region ATTGCAAACTGCACAAATGTTTAGTGGCATTTAAAGGTCCTTTCAGTTGaatactttacatttattttaggtacattttttattcacaaatgtaaatatattaagACACAATTAATGGTGTTTTTATGAGAGAACTAGCACTGTACTGCAAATCACTAAAGTATATGaacaagaaaacagcaaaaaaacactgaacattatTGATGCCTTAAAATTATTACGAGACCCTTtagctattttattttattctactgtgttttttctgtcttttattaggttataattttgtttacattgtgtgcTCCGTTTTCTAAACAGCCTACTactgatgatgtattattactTGCCTTATAGCCTGTTGTTGTACAAAttctacttaaaaaaaaaacccaaaataaaagTTGCCGCTTCCGAAAGAAGCTGATACGAAACCATGGTTACGAAAAATTATGACAGGTCCTGTTTCCACCTACACCTTAATGAAGGATGACAGCGTGGAAGTGGTTTGAGAAAGTGACTGTGCCTGACTTCCCTTTTacttttgttgcacctgttacGGCAGACCagctttcacttttttttacatttgtattagtAAATGAAGTTTGGTGACCTCTTGTAAttccacacatacagtaactgcTCTCAACTTCAATCTGAGCAGAAGTCTAATCCAGAagaattgaaaacacctgtgagggTTTGCAAggcttttaatatttttgtcgCTCTGTAAGCATCCAGTCTGTAATTGTGATTATATTTGGAAAAGAGATATTTGTGATTGCAAAAATTACGAAAtgagcattttgtgttttgatggaAAGTGATaccaaaataattttctgtgaGAAAGTGCCATAGCTTTTTATCCTGTTTGCTTAAAACAATCatcaggaaaagcacaggtgtaattgatTAATAATGGTTGCAGTTCATTTAGGTGTGCCAGTTCCAGAACCctgtttttgttcatgctggctcactggcattGTCGACAGGGACACTTAAATGTAACAGAACCATCATTAATgctattagtaacacctgtgcttttcctgcagtTACAGTCAAACTgtcttctgttaaaaaaaaaaaaaaagggtatGGTAATcctcaaattaaaaacatataaacttGAATCCTGATCAACAGATCCATAGATTAGAGTCGTTTGGAAAGAAAATAGTTAATGAAAGCTTTACCGACTGATGCTACCTGACTCCATATAATGTACGCAGATGTATTGTATCTGTGATGGATTTTCACTCGTCAAACTTGTTTGAtagcatttgacatttttaataattaaataatgcaTAACCCACCCATTGATGGTGTGACAATCTTATTCTGCCTCCAGATATtgttcaaaatgaaataattgtttCCATGTTAACAAATACTGAGAACAGTTTGTATGTGCCCTTTAGAAGTCAACCAAATGGTTCCTCAGTTTATATTTACATGTCATGATGACAACAATAACCAAATATGTGATGTTATATTTTGGCGTTCGCAGTGTCTTCCACCTGGTCCCAACCAGAAACGCAAGGCAGACACCTGCCAGCCAGACATGGCCACATTATCGTAGCAGTGGGTTCAAAGATCTACATTCATGGAGGCATGGCTGGAGACAAATTCCACAATGACATGTACTCGCTTGATACAAGTAAGCCTGAACTCTCTGACATCACAATAAGAGGATCAAAGTGTGTCTATTTCCCAGCTGTCTTGCATTTATCTCAGATGATCATACCGTATGGAAATGTAGAGCCTCAGAACTTGGGAATGGGTcgtttgttgtgtttattttaaaaaataaaaccatgtgtctgtactgtactgtttaaAGGGATCATGACGTGGGAGAAAGTGCAGACCAAAGGAGACATCCCACCAGGAATAGCAGCCCACTCAGCTGTGGTGCTGGGCAAGAATATCTACATTTTTGGGGGGATGACTGCAGATGGAGCCAGCAACTCCATGCACAGATTCAACACTGGTACACATTTTTTCAGAagcccttaaaatgacaatatttgtACTTTATTATGTCCTACACCACACTGTTTCACATCTATACATTCCATGGGGCAGTTTAATGAAAATCATAGCTTTAATTTGAGCTTGTATTGTACTTGAATGTTATACCTCCTGTTTGCAGATAAAAGTAGATGGATCCTCATAAAGTTTGAAGGGGATATGCCACCCAACCGCCTAGACCACTCCATGTGTTTATTGCCGTGGAAGGTGTGTGCTCATGGGAATGGAGATGAGGAGCAAGGCAACAGCCCAGCAGCCTCAGAGACAATACACCTGGCCTTTGTATTTGGAGGGATGGACACCCAGGGTGTCATTCATAATGACTGTATAATGACTGTGGTGACATGATGTgctttaaatgtaatattaatttACCCAAAGgtgtaataaaatgtttgtctAGTACTTgcatagtttgttttttgtaaagacAATTTTGTACTGTTGATACTGAAATTAACAGTTTAGTTAGTTCACTAGAATTCTAAAGCATAAATCTGGGTGCTAAGAAAAGGCTGAAATGTTAAATCATTTCAGACAGTGGTGAATATTTGCAGATGTTGAACACAGTATTCAGCGATAAACACATTTGACGATCTATGCCAAATGTACCCTAAAAttgtaaatgaatgtaatgacaacattttgtatcaaacatttatttcaatgtCTTTCCAGAAGTACAATGACCAGATTCAATAAATAACTTTTAGCATTGCTTGTGAACATAATGAGCCCTTAATCGCACTGGAATGGACCCACAAACACCTGAaaacccacccccacccccactaAGTCCCTCCCCTGTACAGAACCCCATCAGGACTGCCtgagaacagcagcagcaagccTCATATCCGGGCTGACGAATATCTCCGCTCTCCAGCGAAGAGAATACCCCTCTCACACTGAAACTTATTTTAAAAGTCTTTCAGAAGATTCAGTATGGTTGCTTGTTATCGCCACCCCTTCCCAACCAACCAGTCCTCTCACTATTTGAGTCCCATCAGTCCAATATATACACATCTAGATGCCACTATCTGAGAGGCAAGGGGCGACAGGCGAGTTAACTTCAAACCTGCCTACAACTCATCCTTCTCATCTTGCTCACTGTCTGCTCCCTCAGGTGGGGGTCCGCCTGCACTACCATAAAGCTTGCTGATAATGGGTTGAaccacttcctccagctccttctTCTTGGCCTGGAAGTCTTCCAGGTCAGCCTCCTGATGGGACTCCATCCACTCAATCTTCTCCTCCACTGCCTTCTCAATGGTTTCCTTATCATCATCTGACAGCTTACCGCCGAGCTTCTCCTTGTCACCGATCTGGTTTTTCAGAGAGTAGGCATAGCTCTCCAACTCGTTACGGGCGTCGATCCTCTCCTTCAGCTTCTTGTCCTCATCAGCAAAGCGCTCAGCGTCGTTCACCATGCGCTCAATATCTTCAGGTGTCAGACGGTTCTGGTCGTTTGTGATTGTGATCTTATTCTTGTTGCCTGTACCTTTGTCCTCAGCAGTGACGCGCAGAATACCGTTGACATCAATCTCAAAGGTGACCTCAATCTGTGGTACACCGCGAGGGGCAGGAGGGATGCCAGTCAGATCGAATGTGCCCAGCAGATGGTTGTCTTTTGTCAGAGGACGCTCACCTAAAAGGGAGAGTCAGTAATTAAGCTtatacaatattttaatttgtgtgcatacaaggaaaatgcaaatgataagtttgaattttttttattattatttttttttattttttaaatgcaagttACTTTGCAATGTCCAACTCTTACCTTCATAAACTTTAATAGTGACAGTGGGCTGGTTATCAGAGGCTGTAGAGAAGATCTGGGATTTCTTTGTGGGAACTACAGTGTTCCTGGGGATCAGCTTGGTCATTACTCCTCCGACTGTCTCAATACCAAGGGTCAGGGGGCACACATCCAGAAGAACCACATCGCCTGCAAGAGAGGAAGATGTTTAGTAAACAGGATAAAGATGGCAAGTTCAGTTAAATAGAACAGATCCTACAATGTAGGAGCAAGATGGCACACTTACCAGTGTCCTCCTCTCCAGAAAGCACCCCAGCCTGCACAGCAGCTCCATATGCCACAGCCTCATCAGGGTTGATGCCCCTAGAAGGCTCTTTACCATTGAAGAACTCCTTCACCAGCTGCTGGATTTTGGGGATACGGGTGGAGCCTCCAACCAGGACAATCTCATCAATGTCAGACTTCTTCAGGTCAGAGTCTTCCAGCACCTTCTGTACAGGCTTCATGGTGGAACGGAACAGGTCCTGACAAAGTAGAAGACTGTTAAAAGGCTTGTCAAAcaaaaagttataaaaaacaaaacaggtatGTTTCAGTTGTGCTATAGTCATTGTATTTACACAACTGAACTGATAGGCTGTATAACTTACCATGTTGAGCTCTTCAAACTTGGCACGGGTCAGGGTCTCAGAGAAATCTTCTCCCTCAAAGAAGGACTCAATCTCAATGCGGGCCTGATGCTGGGCAGACAGCGCCCTCTTTGCCTTCTCAACCTCACGACGCAACTTCTGCACAGCACGGTTGTCTTTGCGCACGTCTTTGCCAGTCTTCTTCTTGTACAGCTTGATGAAGTGCTCCATGACACGCTGGTCAAAGTCTTCACCTCCCAGATGTGTGTCACCGTTGGTGGCAACCACTTCAAACACGCCATTGTCAATGGTCAGAAGGGAGACATCAAAGGTGCCACCACCCAAATCGAACACGAGAATGTTCTTCTCACCATCCCTCTTGTCCAGGCCATAAGCAATGGCAGCAGCAGTTCTAAAGAATACAATTATGAGATTAtagaggaaggaagggaaatattttcacaaaaaaaaaaaaaaggacagacaaaattattttcattagacACTTACGGCTCATTGATGATTCTCATAACATTCAGACCAGCGATGGTTCCAGCATCCTTAGTGGCCTGGCGCTGGGCATCATTGAAGTAGGCAGGTACAGTGACCACAGCATGTGTAACctgaggaaaagaggagaccattagattaatttataaatgtttttttaaggacTAGTATATCCTTTAATGTATATTCTTTGAGGTTTTTTGTACCTTCTTGCCCAGATAAGCCTCAGCAGTCTCCTTCATCTTAGTCAGCACCATGGCAGAGATCTCCTCCGGAGCAAATGACTTCATCTGGCCACCACCAATGTCAACCTGGATATGAGGCTTGCTCTTCTTCTCAGTAACCTAAAAGAGGAACATGCATCAATATTAATATACCAAGTATGTCACACAAACATTACCTGAGGACCTTTAGACCCTACAACCATAACTTTTACTTCAAATTGTCAAGAGTAGAAACTTACCTTGAAGGGCAGGTACTTGATGTCCTGTTGCACAGTGGAGTCACCCCATGTGCGTCCAATCAATCTCTTGGCATCAAAGACGGTGTTCTCAGGGTTAGAGGTCAGCTGGTTCTTGGCAGCATCACCAATCAGGCGCTCACCCTCACTGGTGAAGGCCACATATGATGGGGTGATACGGTTACCCTGGTCATTGGCGATGATCTCCACACGGCCATTCTTGAATACTCCAACACTACAGGAAAACATTTAGGAAATGATTACTCAAAAAAAGGCAACAACTTCTGAATGTTATTCAATTTTCAAAGTTGCTTgcttaattacattttattctaaaacaATCAAGCCAGAAGACACTTTTTTCCTCTCACCATGAATAGGTGGTCCCCAGGTCGATTCCAACCACAGTCCCCACACTCTCTTTCTTGTCGTCGTCATCGGCAAACACGGTGCCGGCCACCAGCATTACAACCCACAACAGCTTCATCTTTGCTTGTTTTAACTCAGATCTACAAAGAAACCTGCGaagaagacaaaatgtaaaaaacgtGGCCTTGCGTTTATGACGTGGGCTATCTGCCTCCCAAGTTCACGTAGCTACCAGCTAACGGTAACTTCATGCTTGATGTCGTTTACTGGGTTTCAGACTCATGATCGATGGGAAGCGTGGCCTTTGCAAGAAATCCccagaaaatgtcaaatttataAGCGCTGAAGGAATATGGGTAAACTGGGTGGAGCCTCTTCCGAATTGTGGTAACTCCGCTgactagattttttttccatccACCGgtagctaacagttagctaacCACGTTAGCGGGTGTAGCATACATGCGAGGGAAACTACCTTGCCATAATGAGCAGTTAAAAGTACGTTATTTTAGCAAGGTAATGTTATATTGCAATCACAGTGACTGTCCATCCGATTCGAAAAGCTATTGTAAACTTCGGGTAACGTTAAATACATCGCTATCGTGAAACTTGAGCTTAGCTGGCTTAATGATAccgaaattattttaaaatgacgTCCTGttatagaaaatacaaaatattacgTTGTCGCATTATTATATTCACAACAATGTTTGTACATACCTTAATCGCAGTATTGTCAATGAATTAACGGCCTTGACGTTGCCTCAAATGGTACCAGCCTCTTTATGCAAAGTGTATCTCTCCTATTTGTCTATTCTATATTCTTTCCTCTGTGAAATGATGTTGAATGAACTGTGCTCTCTGCATATATAAGCCGTCACTTCTTCCCCGTCGTGGAGGCCCGCGATTGGCTGAGTAGCTGCTCGTTGGAACGCGCTCATTGGTTTCATCCGGTACGCTGGCCACCGCTGATTTGCAGACATCGGGTTGAGGCGACGTCACGACTTTTGCCTACTGTGCCGGATGCCGATTGGCTCTTTTTGTCAGGCGGATTCATGAACATGGTTGGAGCAACGACACGCCTGTCTAAGGACTAAGGAAGGGTGCATTTTCATATTTCGTATATTTGAAGTTAGTGCTACTTTTTTAATAATGGCCCCACATGTATTATATTGACATTCATTCTAAAATTGCTGTTGTTTCAAGCAGTGCGCCTGTGTGGATATTGTGTTGGTATCATAAGTAGTAATGATGACTCACTGCAATGAGTAAGAAATGTACAAATTGTGTGTAATATGTATGGGACTAATTGCCTAAAAGCAAATGGTGTTACATCAGATAAACTGGATTGTCTGGACGTTTCATCAGTGAATGTACACACTTGCAATTATGGCTGAAGACATCCACCTTGAAATGCAAGCAGCCTGCAATAATTTGACTTATCAAGTTTTAACATGGGCACTCTCCAGCCTACTCTCTCAGTGATCACATATTCATCACAGCTGTACTTAATTATTTTGTACACTGTAGGTTAAGCAAGTTACAGTACAGCCTACATCAAACAAAACCACATACACTGTATTCTGTTATGCAATCTCCAATGCCAAAAGTCTAAATAGGTCAAGGTTAGGTAACTGGTTGCCAGAGCCACACTTTAGTCTATATGAGCCCTTTCAAATGTGTAGACTCACACCAGCCAATGTATGACTGTAAATGGGATATTTAAGAAAGTACTGTAATATAGAATCAGATGTTACTTGTGTTTGTCTTAATTATAATGTTAACCTGTTCTGTCCACTTCTGTCGTACTTGCAAGCCTAGTCATCATTATTACTTGCATGTGGTATGTCAGGCTAAATATGAGGAACACAGTGAAAAATACTCCAATAACAAATAAATCTGCCAATGGGGTGAGATCAATACACTTCTTTCCAAAACGAATCAGCTTGTTTCAAGAATTTACTAGAAACCAGGAtcattttattgatattattgcAGTGATCTGCTTAATTCTGTGTAATATACGCACACTAATTTCTAGAACgttactgaaataaataattttttgtttcaGGAAAATTCTAgaaatgacaagaaaaaaatagaaaatctgtgaaacaattagattttttatttgtttgaggGATTTTCTATAATAGAGTAACACCGACATAAAATTTCTGAAACTTTCTACAAATTATGGCCTGTATCACCTTGAAACAAGACAGAATAAGGCACACTTTTGAtgttagaattttttttaacaagttaaTTTGTATTGTACTGGAAACAGGCAAGACCAGGCCTTTGCTTTTGCTGCTCCTAAATTATGGAACAGCCTACCCCTCCACATCAGGACCTCACCTACCGTGGACACTTTTAAAACTCGTTTGAAAACCCATTTTTATTCTTTGGCTTTTAAATCAGACTGAATTTTGacttctttatatatatattctatttattttgtgttttaaatatattttattttattgtgttactgtttcatatattttgtccCAGCTGTTTACAGCCAGTTAAATGTgcttataaatacatttgacttgacttgtggGATGCTTGAAGTGGTCTCCAAATTATTGAATTTTATCTATAAAGTTATATGTCAAAGAGGATTAAACATAGTTTAAACAAAATCACAGCTTCTGATATACCTTCACATATTAATTACTGATACCCTATCTCTTCTTAATcactaaaattattttttatttaattgaggCTCTTACTTGTTTTGACCTGGCTTGGTTTTCTATATTTAGACATTACTTGACAATAATTACATAGAATcagttattattttacatttagacTCAAAAGTTTTGACTTGACTCAAGTCCAGAGAGTGCAGTGGATCACAGGCGATCTGGCAATTCTGCACTCAATCTGGCTCACAAATATTTCTTGTcctaaattttaaatttttgcaCAGGGAActggcttttctgtttttccctaAACTAGAAGGAAGAACTATGACACTGCTGGCTGAATGCTGGAGACAGATCGGATGCTGAAATGGCTGATCCCCAGCAAGAAGGACACTTATTAATACACTTATTAATCACAGTCAACATTAGCCCTAACATGACtccattcttttttattttaccaaatCACCAGTATTGggttttttatgtgtgtttgtttgcgaCCATTTTTAAAATGGACTAGTTTTGTGTTGAGACTGTAATTTGCAAAGCAGgttctttcactttcacttctgAATTCCTTGCCTTCCTTACATAGTTGTAACTATTAGaataactattttctgacatattttcCATGTACAAAGATAAAGATTTTGCATAGATTCTTCACTCATAGTTAGCacagatgtgtttatttttcaacaaaaaatacCCTCTGGCCCTCTGATAGAATATATGTGTTAGATACCTAATTAGCAACTGATAACTGGTTGTGTGAATGTATGGAGCAAAAAATGATCACTTTATTGAATGCTGTTCACTGATATGCAGTTCAGTGTAGTTCAATACCTACCAATACCTGTTTATTCTTGCAAATaccaaattattaattttgtcCCTTTTTCTTATACAAATAGTAAGCggtattgttttattattatcgTATTTTACTGCCACCTCACAGTAAGGAGGTCCTAAATTTGAATCTTGGACCTGGTCCATTTGTCTTTGAGATTGCATGTTCTTCCCAGTGTCACATGGAGTTCACCTAGGTGCTCTGCAGAGGTCACTCTCCAATGACATGTAATTAAAATTATCTCTAGGTAAGGTTAATTAGTGACTAAAATCACTATATGAAAATCACTATGTGTGTGAATGCCAAAGTCTTTCTCCGTTCATCTGTATTAGCCCTGTGATGGACTGTCAAGATATGCACGGTGCTCAGTActgcacaaataaacatattacaataagcaaaatgaaaagaaaatatttctaataaaCACAATTATGATTTCCCGGTTCTTTATTAACTGTTTCCCATTTCTtgcatgtttatatttgttgaaaatgtaaacaagccCATAAGAACACAAACTAGAGTGTGACAAATTAGACAAGGAAGAACAGTAAtagtaaagacagaaagaagataATCATGTCACAATGGGGTCAGTTTTGTTGTAATCATTGTTAACAGTATCTGACACCTACACCTTTACCTTACATTTCATAATACATGCATATTAACTCAATAAACGAAAGAtggatttgtaaataaaaattaccagaaaacaataaataggTTAGGTTTGTGTCCAACTAACAGCCTGAGCCCTGCGCCCCCTAACGGCAGAGACACCAACAGACACCAAACTGATGACGTGGTTCGGTCCGTTGACCAGAGCAGCAGTATGGCCGACCAGAGCAGGCAAATAAAACTCGCTGCAGCTAAGAAAAAGGTAAAGTATTTTACAACTGACCCGGCTTAATATCATGGGAAGCAGTGGTCCTGGCTCTCTTCTGTGGGTTTGTGTTGCTGGTGTTGTTTtcgttttgttttaaatgtctttacGGAGCAGGGGTGTTGTCATTACACGTCGTCCGACCTCTGCGCTGTCGCTTGCCCACCTCTTTCGCTCCTCTCGAGGCTTCAATGCGCACGAGAGACCGGTGCTTCTTCTGGGCCTCTATTGTTAGCATTAACTTTCCCAGATTATGTGGACTATTTTTAGTTCTTAGAGGC harbors:
- the rabepk gene encoding rab9 effector protein with kelch motifs isoform X3, which codes for MTRIISLSSFHQEEQLWSFSQYLTLLINPKKEYDNHEWDIPDWEGLEARYEHCSFVPESCPQSLWVFGGAQQSGNRNCIQNLQLTDSGSRWKNVVVNGKPPSPRTYHTNSACIGDRLYVISGGEAGAAPVSDAKLHVFDTVSSTWSQPETQGRHLPARHGHIIVAVGSKIYIHGGMAGDKFHNDMYSLDTRIMTWEKVQTKGDIPPGIAAHSAVVLGKNIYIFGGMTADGASNSMHRFNTDKSRWILIKFEGDMPPNRLDHSMCLLPWKVCAHGNGDEEQGNSPAASETIHLAFVFGGMDTQGVIHNDCIMTVVT
- the rabepk gene encoding rab9 effector protein with kelch motifs isoform X2; its protein translation is MEFLPVLDPLDKPKEGIWYSLIPRGSAPGVSVGHTCTFIPSGDGGRGRILIVGGANPSGSFSHSHIINLDNHEWDIPDWEGLEARYEHCSFVPESCPQSLWVFGGAQQSGNRNCIQNLQLTDSGSRWKNVVVNGKPPSPRTYHTNSACIGDRLYVISGGEAGAAPVSDAKLHVFDTVSSTWSQPETQGRHLPARHGHIIVAVGSKIYIHGGMAGDKFHNDMYSLDTRIMTWEKVQTKGDIPPGIAAHSAVVLGKNIYIFGGMTADGASNSMHRFNTDKSRWILIKFEGDMPPNRLDHSMCLLPWKVCAHGNGDEEQGNSPAASETIHLAFVFGGMDTQGVIHNDCIMTVVT
- the hspa5 gene encoding endoplasmic reticulum chaperone BiP, encoding MKLLWVVMLVAGTVFADDDDKKESVGTVVGIDLGTTYSCVGVFKNGRVEIIANDQGNRITPSYVAFTSEGERLIGDAAKNQLTSNPENTVFDAKRLIGRTWGDSTVQQDIKYLPFKVTEKKSKPHIQVDIGGGQMKSFAPEEISAMVLTKMKETAEAYLGKKVTHAVVTVPAYFNDAQRQATKDAGTIAGLNVMRIINEPTAAAIAYGLDKRDGEKNILVFDLGGGTFDVSLLTIDNGVFEVVATNGDTHLGGEDFDQRVMEHFIKLYKKKTGKDVRKDNRAVQKLRREVEKAKRALSAQHQARIEIESFFEGEDFSETLTRAKFEELNMDLFRSTMKPVQKVLEDSDLKKSDIDEIVLVGGSTRIPKIQQLVKEFFNGKEPSRGINPDEAVAYGAAVQAGVLSGEEDTGDVVLLDVCPLTLGIETVGGVMTKLIPRNTVVPTKKSQIFSTASDNQPTVTIKVYEGERPLTKDNHLLGTFDLTGIPPAPRGVPQIEVTFEIDVNGILRVTAEDKGTGNKNKITITNDQNRLTPEDIERMVNDAERFADEDKKLKERIDARNELESYAYSLKNQIGDKEKLGGKLSDDDKETIEKAVEEKIEWMESHQEADLEDFQAKKKELEEVVQPIISKLYGSAGGPPPEGADSEQDEKDEL